The following are encoded together in the Acidobacteriota bacterium genome:
- a CDS encoding ADP-ribosylglycohydrolase family protein, whose amino-acid sequence MLETGVEGINVNPVDRCRGLMVGLGVGNALGVPQEGWPRHTVAASYPNGIREIELEPGEPDDDDLAQAIILAEAAIEAGFGDLDTDEIGRRFWVWAEENGRGLGIQTADVLSLIGGARPRCGLGFGLQAREPTGLPAVEAARQVWEESGRHSAGNGAVMRCAPLAIRWLRDDVALVRNTALSAVTTHADPRCVWSAVLVNVAVAMLVSGEDVAVSEALKRTRRAAAELGDSLAGLGVAGTVPESVVDACSIAAGIAPADLALDGLDMGYTLKAMQVALWCATQATDFEEALVAVVSAGGDTDTNGAVAGAVLGARFGFKAIPSRWRWRLAEIRPRSEALEVLADRCVAASA is encoded by the coding sequence GTGCTTGAGACAGGCGTGGAGGGGATCAACGTGAATCCTGTGGACCGCTGCCGCGGTCTCATGGTCGGCCTAGGCGTTGGCAACGCCCTTGGCGTTCCACAAGAAGGCTGGCCACGTCACACGGTCGCGGCTTCCTACCCGAACGGAATCCGAGAGATCGAACTGGAACCCGGCGAGCCCGACGACGACGACCTCGCCCAGGCGATCATCCTTGCCGAGGCTGCGATCGAGGCTGGGTTCGGCGATCTCGACACCGACGAGATCGGTCGGCGGTTCTGGGTGTGGGCAGAGGAGAACGGCCGCGGTCTCGGGATTCAGACCGCGGACGTCCTGTCGCTGATCGGCGGTGCCAGGCCGCGTTGCGGCCTCGGGTTTGGACTTCAGGCGCGGGAACCGACGGGGCTACCGGCAGTGGAGGCGGCGCGGCAGGTCTGGGAGGAGTCAGGCCGACACTCCGCGGGCAACGGTGCCGTGATGCGGTGCGCGCCGCTCGCCATCCGGTGGTTGCGGGATGACGTTGCCCTTGTCAGGAACACCGCGCTGAGCGCTGTCACGACTCATGCGGACCCGCGCTGCGTCTGGTCCGCCGTTCTGGTCAACGTCGCGGTTGCCATGTTGGTCAGCGGCGAGGATGTTGCCGTCTCGGAGGCCTTGAAGCGCACGCGCCGCGCTGCAGCGGAACTGGGAGACTCCCTCGCGGGCCTCGGGGTCGCAGGGACAGTGCCGGAAAGCGTCGTGGATGCGTGCTCGATCGCCGCTGGCATAGCACCCGCGGATCTGGCCCTTGACGGCCTCGACATGGGCTACACCCTGAAGGCGATGCAGGTCGCTCTTTGGTGCGCGACGCAGGCCACCGACTTCGAGGAGGCGCTGGTGGCGGTCGTCAGTGCCGGCGGAGACACGGATACGAACGGCGCGGTGGCCGGCGCGGTGCTCGGTGCCCGATTCGGGTTTAAGGCGATACCAAGCCGTTGGCGCTGGCGGCTGGCGGAGATCCGACCGCGTAGCGAGGCGCTCGAAGTGCTCGCTGACCGGTGCGTTGCAGCTAGCGCGTGA
- a CDS encoding PepSY-associated TM helix domain-containing protein — MAVGVTAAVVVLMLAVTGVILTYEAQLNEWALRDYRADPPSPGVAPLGLDDLIARVSGGTPAGLVTSAALRRDPRKPAVLGLDDGTTVYVDRFTGERLGNGDTRMRRFLRSVMYWHRWFALDGEYRIIGRTVVAIANLGFLFLLVSGIYLWWPSAGSRAAWKHALWFRPRLRGRARDYNWHKVIGFWSAVPLVIIVFSGATISYQWAADFVHRLAGDTPPFQQSPRPWQSETRETPSVAPDPATSSPATPGVFARELGSIRGRSAFVELQVLAAKAGAGTPEWRTLTIDLPESIHDPVVVTVDRGTGRQPSKREDLLFDRATGELVGRAGYPTFTRGFKIRRWLRFAHTGEVYGVVGQTIAGVVSLAVAVLVWTGLAMSWRRFFGPARRT, encoded by the coding sequence CTGGCGGTCGGCGTCACCGCCGCCGTCGTTGTCCTCATGCTGGCGGTGACCGGCGTGATCCTCACCTACGAGGCGCAGCTCAACGAGTGGGCGCTGCGCGACTATCGCGCCGACCCGCCTTCCCCGGGCGTCGCGCCGCTCGGGCTCGACGACTTGATCGCTCGCGTCTCCGGCGGGACGCCCGCCGGTCTCGTCACTTCCGCTGCTTTGCGCAGGGATCCGCGAAAGCCAGCGGTCCTCGGGCTCGACGATGGAACCACCGTCTATGTCGACCGCTTCACCGGCGAGCGGCTGGGCAACGGCGACACGCGGATGCGACGCTTCCTCCGCAGCGTCATGTACTGGCACCGTTGGTTCGCCCTCGACGGGGAGTACCGGATCATCGGTCGGACGGTGGTGGCGATCGCCAACCTCGGGTTCCTGTTTCTGCTCGTCAGCGGGATCTACCTCTGGTGGCCGTCGGCCGGCAGCCGCGCCGCCTGGAAACACGCCCTGTGGTTTCGCCCCCGCCTCAGGGGACGGGCGCGCGACTACAACTGGCACAAGGTGATCGGCTTCTGGTCGGCCGTGCCGCTCGTCATCATCGTCTTCAGCGGGGCCACCATCTCGTATCAATGGGCCGCCGACTTCGTCCATCGGCTGGCGGGCGATACGCCACCGTTCCAGCAGTCGCCGCGGCCGTGGCAGTCGGAGACGCGGGAGACCCCATCCGTCGCGCCGGACCCGGCGACCTCGTCCCCGGCCACGCCCGGGGTGTTCGCGCGGGAGCTCGGTTCGATCAGGGGCAGGTCAGCGTTTGTCGAGCTGCAGGTACTGGCCGCGAAGGCCGGCGCCGGGACGCCCGAATGGCGGACGCTCACGATCGACCTTCCCGAGTCGATTCACGATCCCGTCGTGGTCACGGTCGACCGCGGGACGGGGCGCCAGCCGTCGAAGCGCGAGGACCTGCTGTTCGACCGGGCGACGGGCGAGCTGGTCGGGCGCGCCGGCTATCCGACCTTCACGCGCGGCTTCAAGATCCGCCGCTGGTTACGGTTTGCCCACACCGGCGAGGTGTATGGCGTGGTCGGACAGACGATCGCCGGCGTCGTGTCCCTCGCCGTCGCCGTCCTGGTCTGGACCGGTCTCGCGATGAGCTGGCGCCGTTTCTTCGGCCCCGCCCGCCGGACCTGA
- a CDS encoding type II toxin-antitoxin system VapC family toxin: protein MPLQRVVVDASAALKWVLEEEGSPDALELLGRDVLHAPDFLLLEVANVLRTKVRRGALSRSDADAAFRTLAAVPMALTPLAELVRPARSLAFALDLTVYDAVYAALAQQLDCPLATADRTLAQAMTAAGLAGSAQLIR, encoded by the coding sequence CCAACGCGTCGTCGTTGACGCCAGTGCCGCCCTGAAGTGGGTTCTCGAAGAGGAAGGCAGCCCTGACGCCCTCGAGCTGCTGGGCCGGGATGTCCTTCACGCCCCGGACTTCCTGCTGCTGGAAGTCGCGAACGTCCTCCGAACGAAGGTCCGCCGGGGCGCTCTGTCACGATCCGACGCCGACGCCGCCTTTCGGACGCTGGCCGCCGTACCGATGGCTCTGACACCGCTCGCCGAACTCGTTCGACCGGCCCGTAGCTTGGCTTTCGCGCTGGATCTGACCGTGTACGACGCCGTCTACGCGGCGCTGGCCCAACAACTCGACTGCCCGCTAGCAACTGCGGACAGGACGCTCGCCCAGGCCATGACGGCCGCGGGACTAGCCGGTTCAGCGCAACTCATCCGCTAG